ATAGCTTTAGGAAGGGCAATTATGAAGGAAATTATTGTGGAAATAAAAAATGAACAAGGAGTTCATGCACGTCCAGCAGGGCAGATTGTGAATATTGCAAAACGATACAAAGCAACTTTGGAAATAGAAAAAGTTGGAGAAAATGAAATTGTTGATGGGAAAAATGTGTTTGGAGTGATGACTCTTGGGGCTGCAAAAGGAGAAAAATTAAAACTTAGGGCAGTTTCAGAAAATGAGGGAAATAGTGAAGAAGAAAGCAAACTATTGGAAGAATTAAGACAAATGATTGAAATTGATAAATTTTTTGAAAAATAATTTTATAAACAAAATATAAAGAAGGGAGAAAGAACTGACTTTTACAAGACAGTTCTGGAGTGCAAAATGAACGAAAAAGAATTTGAAGTATTATTGGAAGAGTATTTACCAGAAGAAAAAAAATCTGGAGATGTAGTGGAAGGAATAATTACTAGAAAAGAGCTGGATTATGGATTTCTTGATTTGAATGCAAAAAAGGAAGGAAGAATTTATG
This genomic stretch from Leptotrichia trevisanii DSM 22070 harbors:
- a CDS encoding HPr family phosphocarrier protein, with the translated sequence MKEIIVEIKNEQGVHARPAGQIVNIAKRYKATLEIEKVGENEIVDGKNVFGVMTLGAAKGEKLKLRAVSENEGNSEEESKLLEELRQMIEIDKFFEK